A window from Chloroflexota bacterium encodes these proteins:
- a CDS encoding aminodeoxychorismate/anthranilate synthase component II: MLLLIDNYDSFTYNLFQYLSELGEKAVVIRNDKTTLEEVEKMKPQRIVISPGPSTPLQAGISNEVIQNFGSRLPILGVCLGHQCIGYSYGASIGQAKEIMHGKSSLIYHSNQGVFAGLSNPFSAIRYHSLVVERGGLPDCLEITAWTDDGTIMGLRHRQYPVEGIQFHPESFMTQAGKDILRNFLKGG, encoded by the coding sequence ATGCTGCTATTGATTGATAACTATGATAGCTTCACCTATAACCTTTTTCAATACCTGAGTGAATTGGGTGAAAAGGCGGTGGTGATACGCAATGACAAGACGACTCTTGAGGAAGTTGAAAAAATGAAGCCTCAGCGGATAGTTATTTCGCCTGGACCTTCTACGCCGCTGCAAGCTGGTATTTCCAATGAAGTTATTCAAAATTTTGGTTCCAGGTTGCCCATACTGGGCGTCTGTCTGGGGCACCAGTGCATCGGTTATAGCTATGGTGCGTCTATTGGGCAAGCCAAGGAGATTATGCATGGTAAGTCATCCCTTATATACCATAGCAACCAAGGGGTGTTTGCTGGGCTGTCTAATCCCTTCTCTGCTATTCGCTATCACTCGTTGGTAGTGGAGCGTGGTGGGCTTCCTGATTGCCTTGAAATAACAGCATGGACGGATGATGGCACGATTATGGGGTTACGTCATCGCCAATATCCGGTAGAAGGCATTCAGTTTCATCCTGAATCATTTATGACCCAAGCGGGAAAGGATATTTTGAGAAATTTTCTTAAGGGAGGATAA
- a CDS encoding glucose 1-dehydrogenase, translating into MNFSPDDFSLKDKVVLVTGGSRGIGKAIAVGLAKAGADVALASRKLPDLEEVAKEIKGLKRKPLVVAAHVGRLEEINNLVSKVKEEFGRIDILVNNAATNPTMDQAIDIEERAWDSIMNLNLKGLFFLGQAVARVMKGQGGGKIINVASVAGITPDILPVYSISKAGVIMATKVMAQQWAQYNIRVNAIAPGLTKTRFSEALWGNPDVLQGAMLGTPMRRVAEPEEMVGAVVFLASDASSYVTGQVLAIDGGATI; encoded by the coding sequence ATGAATTTTTCCCCGGATGATTTTTCTCTGAAAGACAAAGTGGTTTTGGTAACTGGTGGCAGCCGTGGCATCGGGAAGGCGATTGCTGTTGGGCTGGCTAAGGCCGGTGCCGATGTGGCTTTAGCCAGTCGAAAATTACCAGACCTCGAGGAGGTGGCTAAAGAGATAAAAGGATTGAAGAGGAAGCCGCTGGTTGTGGCGGCACATGTTGGCAGACTTGAGGAGATAAACAACCTGGTTAGTAAGGTCAAAGAGGAGTTCGGCAGAATTGATATCTTGGTGAACAATGCAGCTACCAACCCGACTATGGACCAGGCTATAGATATAGAGGAACGCGCCTGGGACTCCATTATGAATCTAAATCTGAAAGGGCTGTTCTTCCTCGGTCAGGCGGTGGCCAGGGTGATGAAGGGGCAAGGTGGAGGCAAGATTATCAATGTTGCCTCCGTGGCTGGGATTACCCCTGACATATTGCCGGTTTATTCCATAAGTAAAGCTGGAGTGATTATGGCAACGAAAGTTATGGCACAACAATGGGCTCAATATAATATCAGGGTTAATGCCATAGCGCCGGGACTGACTAAGACTCGTTTCAGTGAGGCCCTCTGGGGCAACCCGGATGTTCTGCAGGGTGCCATGCTGGGAACTCCAATGCGGCGGGTAGCCGAACCTGAGGAAATGGTTGGAGCTGTTGTTTTTCTGGCTTCTGATGCTTCTAGCTATGTGACCGGACAGGTTCTGGCCATAGATGGTGGCGCTACGATATAA
- a CDS encoding metallopeptidase family protein, translated as MYNVNMERQEFEAVVFRAIEALPAEFKSKLENVDILVEDWPSPKQIRQLRLRSKAQLLGLYEGVPQTKRDSGYNLVLPDKITIFQKPIEAQCRSSQEIENEIGRVVRHEIAHHFGIGDATLYKIERQKSRKNKEST; from the coding sequence GTGTATAATGTGAACATGGAAAGGCAAGAGTTTGAGGCTGTCGTCTTCAGGGCAATAGAGGCATTGCCGGCGGAATTCAAAAGCAAACTGGAGAACGTCGATATTTTAGTCGAAGACTGGCCAAGTCCAAAGCAAATCCGTCAATTAAGGCTCAGAAGTAAGGCACAATTGCTGGGTCTTTACGAAGGAGTGCCTCAGACAAAGCGAGATAGTGGCTACAACCTGGTTCTACCGGACAAGATAACCATCTTCCAGAAGCCCATTGAGGCGCAGTGTCGCTCAAGCCAGGAAATCGAAAACGAAATCGGTAGAGTGGTACGCCATGAGATTGCTCACCACTTCGGCATCGGCGACGCCACCTTATACAAGATAGAAAGACAAAAATCCAGGAAGAATAAAGAGAGCACCTAG
- a CDS encoding crotonase translates to MKFETIIYEKKDNVAWITLNRPEKYNAQNQTLRSEVITALEDAKEDDEVQVIVLTGAGDKAFSAGADISNFVDWTTISVITSNKGAKRPYNFIREIPKPVIAMVNGLALGGGCELAMSCDMIIASENARFGQPEISVGVIPGGLGTQILPRLVGDKKAREMIFTGDPISAEEALRLGLVNKVVPAEKLREAVEEVIKKLKSKSPAILKFAKLAVNKSLETPLSVGAECEADLFAMCFGTQDQKEGAKAFLEKRPPKYTGK, encoded by the coding sequence ATGAAATTCGAGACAATTATTTATGAGAAGAAGGACAATGTTGCCTGGATAACCTTAAACCGACCTGAGAAGTATAATGCTCAGAATCAGACCTTGCGCAGTGAGGTTATCACTGCCTTAGAGGATGCCAAGGAAGACGATGAGGTGCAGGTTATCGTTCTTACCGGGGCGGGCGACAAGGCTTTCAGCGCCGGTGCTGATATCAGCAATTTTGTTGATTGGACTACAATTAGCGTCATTACATCGAACAAGGGAGCGAAGAGGCCATATAATTTCATCAGGGAAATTCCCAAGCCGGTCATAGCCATGGTAAACGGTCTGGCATTAGGTGGTGGATGTGAACTAGCAATGAGTTGCGACATGATTATAGCCTCGGAGAATGCTCGATTTGGTCAGCCGGAAATAAGCGTTGGCGTTATACCGGGTGGGCTCGGAACCCAGATTTTGCCCAGGCTTGTGGGAGACAAGAAGGCACGGGAGATGATTTTTACCGGCGACCCTATTTCGGCCGAGGAAGCCCTGCGGCTCGGCTTAGTGAACAAAGTTGTCCCGGCGGAAAAGTTGAGAGAGGCAGTTGAAGAAGTCATAAAGAAACTTAAAAGCAAGAGCCCGGCAATCTTGAAATTTGCTAAACTTGCGGTCAATAAATCTCTAGAGACTCCACTTTCTGTCGGAGCTGAGTGCGAAGCTGACCTGTTTGCCATGTGTTTTGGCACCCAGGACCAGAAAGAAGGGGCGAAGGCTTTCTTGGAGAAGCGGCCTCCCAAGTATACGGGGAAATAG
- a CDS encoding tryptophan synthase subunit alpha yields MSRIAPVFGRPGHVALIPYITVGYPSIEATLKVVPLLASSGCDMIELGIPFSDPLADGATIQQASFCALSNGVTPKLCLEVAKELSQKVDKPLVFMTYFNPVFSYGLEEFCSACANSGIDGLIIPDLTPDEGSQLEAISQKQNLDLVYLLAPTSTEKRIELAAERSRGFIYLVSVTGVTGARGNLPSGLDEFVARVRKIAILPLCVGFGISTMEQAKQVAQIADGVIVGSRAIQLMGTDNDLTSVASFVKDLRRTLDESRKSGR; encoded by the coding sequence TTGAGCCGCATTGCTCCTGTATTTGGCCGGCCAGGTCATGTTGCCCTTATACCTTATATTACTGTCGGTTACCCTAGCATTGAAGCTACCTTAAAGGTTGTTCCTCTCCTTGCAAGCAGCGGTTGCGATATGATTGAGTTGGGCATACCTTTCTCTGACCCCTTGGCCGATGGTGCCACTATACAACAGGCTAGCTTCTGTGCCTTGAGTAATGGCGTTACCCCCAAGCTCTGTTTAGAAGTGGCCAAAGAGTTGAGTCAAAAAGTTGATAAACCACTCGTGTTTATGACCTACTTCAATCCGGTTTTTAGTTACGGCCTTGAAGAATTCTGTAGTGCTTGTGCTAATTCTGGTATCGATGGTTTAATCATCCCTGACTTGACTCCAGACGAGGGCTCACAACTAGAAGCTATCAGCCAAAAACAAAACCTCGACCTTGTCTATCTCCTGGCTCCAACCAGCACTGAGAAGCGCATTGAACTTGCGGCTGAGAGGTCTCGAGGCTTCATTTATTTGGTTTCGGTAACGGGCGTTACCGGTGCCAGAGGCAATCTTCCCTCAGGCCTGGATGAATTTGTTGCCAGGGTGAGAAAGATAGCTATTCTGCCACTGTGTGTTGGGTTTGGCATATCTACCATGGAACAGGCAAAACAGGTAGCCCAAATAGCCGACGGGGTGATTGTAGGCAGTCGGGCGATTCAACTTATGGGGACTGATAACGATTTAACATCAGTCGCCAGCTTCGTAAAAGACTTGAGGCGTACGCTTGATGAGTCGCGCAAAAGCGGTCGTTAA
- the trpD gene encoding anthranilate phosphoribosyltransferase has product MIKEAIVTLVSGRSLATDEAAKVMEEIMEGEATPAQFGAFVTALRLKGETVDEIVGLSRTMRAKAIPVSTDGLVVDTCGTGGDGSHTFNISTAAAFVAAGAGLKIAKHGNRAMSSQCGSADVLEALGVKIDLNAEQVQRCLKEIGIGFMFAPVFHPAMKYAAAPRREIGIRTVFNILGPLTNPAGAKAQVLGVGDESLIEKLALVLQGLGCQHALLVHGEDGLDEITITGKTHVCELKNDHIERYIVSPEDFGLPRASSGSIKGGDVKANAELLRNTISGTLGSQRDVVLMNAAAALVAGDKVETLQQGVAMAKEVIDNGSAAAKLDQLIEFSRSLG; this is encoded by the coding sequence ATGATTAAAGAGGCTATTGTGACTTTAGTGTCAGGACGTTCACTGGCTACGGATGAGGCAGCAAAGGTCATGGAGGAGATAATGGAGGGCGAAGCTACTCCAGCCCAGTTTGGCGCCTTTGTTACTGCACTAAGACTTAAAGGGGAGACTGTGGATGAAATCGTCGGCTTATCCAGAACTATGAGGGCTAAGGCTATTCCTGTGAGTACCGACGGGCTGGTTGTGGACACTTGCGGAACCGGCGGTGACGGTTCACATACCTTCAACATCTCAACAGCGGCTGCCTTCGTTGCTGCTGGAGCCGGGCTTAAAATAGCCAAGCATGGCAATCGCGCCATGAGCAGCCAGTGTGGTAGTGCTGATGTTCTGGAAGCTTTAGGTGTCAAAATCGACCTTAATGCTGAGCAAGTGCAGAGATGTTTAAAGGAGATAGGAATTGGTTTCATGTTTGCTCCAGTATTCCATCCCGCCATGAAATATGCTGCAGCTCCCCGGCGCGAGATTGGGATTCGCACTGTGTTTAATATCCTCGGTCCGCTTACCAACCCTGCCGGTGCCAAGGCTCAAGTGTTGGGTGTAGGCGATGAGTCGCTGATAGAGAAGCTGGCATTGGTGCTTCAAGGCTTAGGCTGTCAGCACGCCTTGTTAGTCCACGGTGAGGATGGGTTGGATGAGATAACGATCACTGGCAAGACTCATGTTTGCGAACTCAAAAATGACCATATAGAACGCTATATCGTCAGTCCTGAGGACTTCGGCCTACCGAGGGCTAGCTCAGGCAGCATAAAGGGTGGTGATGTCAAAGCGAATGCTGAATTATTGCGTAATACCATCTCCGGCACCTTGGGTTCGCAGCGAGACGTGGTGTTGATGAATGCGGCCGCCGCACTGGTAGCTGGAGACAAGGTAGAAACGCTCCAGCAAGGAGTAGCCATGGCTAAGGAAGTAATTGACAATGGCAGTGCCGCGGCAAAACTAGACCAGCTAATTGAGTTCAGTCGAAGCTTAGGCTAA
- a CDS encoding leucine--tRNA ligase → MCAVKYNPQEIEKKWQEKWAADRLYEVKDGDSRPKFYALTMFPYTSGDLHIGHWYAMAPSDVQARFKRMQGYNVLHPMGFDAFGLPAENAAIKHGIHPYIWTMENVENMRRQLRSIGAIYDWNREVVTCLPEYYKWTQWFFLKLYEAGLAYRAKAPVNWCPTCQTVLANEQVVGEGSCERCGTAVLRKLLEQWFFRITKYADELLGFGKIDWPERIEIMQNNWIGKSTGAEISFGLEHKGVDTKEISVFTTRPDTIFGVTFFVLAPEHPLVPLLTTPEHKSEVEAYILQTQRQTEIERTSAEREKTGVFLGSYVINKLNGQPVPIWITDYVLLSYGTGAVMGVPAHDQRDFEFAKKYGLPIRVVIAPQDWSGEELECAYTEDGTMANSGQFDGLPSDQGFEAICDYMEKKGWGKRAVTYRLRDWLISRQRYWGAPIPMVYCDKCGIVPVPEKDLPVMLPPDAEFRPTGESPLKYCESFVNTTCPKCSSPAQRETDTMDTFMCSSWYFLRYTSPGVDKHPFDKAKLKHWMPVDLYTGGAEHAVMHLLYSRFFIKAIRDMGLVNFDEPFIKLFNQGTIIYQGDKMSKSRGNVVTPDVYVSEIGADAVRAYLMFIGPWELGGEWSDQGIVGMSRWVNRVWNLVTAGYSEKKVVPDVEKELNRIIHKTIKKVTNDMERFRFNTMLAALMEFTNYLSKVQEQGTVSASLWNEAIASLLLLLAPTAPHLTEELWEKTGQTHSIHNQLWPKWDEKLAKEEEVTLVIQVNGKVRDRVTVPVSITEAEAKELALSRERIKVYIKDNNVAKVIYVPHRLVNIVVG, encoded by the coding sequence ATGTGTGCTGTTAAATATAATCCTCAGGAAATCGAAAAGAAATGGCAAGAGAAATGGGCGGCTGACCGACTTTATGAAGTTAAGGATGGTGACAGTCGCCCCAAATTTTATGCCCTGACCATGTTCCCTTATACCTCAGGTGATCTCCATATCGGGCACTGGTATGCTATGGCGCCTTCGGATGTCCAGGCCAGATTTAAGCGTATGCAGGGCTATAATGTGCTGCATCCCATGGGCTTTGATGCTTTCGGCCTGCCGGCGGAGAATGCTGCTATTAAACACGGCATTCATCCTTACATTTGGACGATGGAGAATGTCGAAAACATGCGCCGTCAGCTCAGGAGCATCGGTGCCATCTATGACTGGAACCGTGAGGTAGTCACCTGCCTACCCGAATACTATAAATGGACGCAGTGGTTTTTCCTCAAGCTTTATGAGGCTGGGCTGGCTTATCGAGCTAAAGCACCGGTAAACTGGTGTCCCACGTGCCAGACGGTGCTGGCTAATGAACAGGTGGTCGGTGAGGGCTCCTGTGAGCGCTGCGGCACGGCGGTGCTCAGGAAATTGTTGGAGCAGTGGTTTTTCCGCATCACCAAATACGCCGATGAGCTTCTGGGCTTCGGTAAGATAGACTGGCCCGAGCGTATAGAAATCATGCAGAACAATTGGATTGGCAAGAGTACCGGTGCCGAGATTTCCTTTGGGCTGGAGCATAAAGGCGTTGATACCAAGGAGATAAGTGTATTCACCACCCGTCCTGATACTATCTTCGGGGTAACCTTCTTTGTCCTGGCGCCGGAACACCCCTTGGTGCCTCTGCTCACCACACCGGAACACAAGTCTGAGGTGGAGGCTTATATACTTCAAACTCAGAGGCAAACAGAGATTGAAAGGACATCTGCGGAGAGGGAAAAGACCGGCGTCTTCCTGGGAAGCTATGTGATTAACAAGCTGAATGGTCAGCCGGTGCCCATCTGGATTACCGATTACGTGCTCCTCAGCTACGGCACCGGGGCGGTGATGGGAGTCCCAGCCCACGACCAGCGTGACTTTGAGTTCGCCAAGAAGTACGGCTTGCCCATTCGAGTAGTTATCGCTCCACAGGATTGGTCTGGAGAAGAATTGGAGTGCGCTTATACTGAAGATGGGACCATGGCGAATTCGGGGCAGTTCGATGGTTTGCCCAGCGACCAGGGATTTGAGGCTATCTGCGATTACATGGAGAAAAAGGGCTGGGGGAAGCGGGCTGTCACCTACAGGCTACGCGACTGGCTAATCTCACGCCAACGCTACTGGGGTGCGCCTATTCCCATGGTGTATTGCGATAAATGTGGCATTGTGCCCGTGCCGGAGAAAGATTTGCCCGTTATGCTGCCTCCTGATGCCGAGTTCAGGCCTACCGGCGAGTCACCGCTGAAATATTGTGAGTCTTTTGTTAACACCACCTGTCCGAAGTGCTCCTCGCCGGCACAGCGGGAAACCGATACCATGGACACTTTTATGTGCTCCTCGTGGTATTTCCTGCGTTATACCAGTCCCGGCGTTGATAAACATCCCTTTGATAAGGCTAAGCTGAAGCACTGGATGCCGGTGGACCTGTACACCGGCGGTGCCGAACACGCTGTAATGCATCTTCTCTATTCCCGCTTTTTCATCAAGGCGATTAGAGATATGGGGTTGGTGAATTTCGATGAGCCCTTTATAAAGCTTTTCAACCAGGGGACGATTATTTACCAGGGTGACAAGATGAGCAAGTCCCGGGGCAATGTGGTTACGCCTGATGTCTACGTATCTGAGATAGGTGCTGATGCCGTTCGAGCCTATCTAATGTTCATCGGACCCTGGGAGTTGGGTGGTGAGTGGAGCGACCAGGGCATTGTCGGCATGAGCCGCTGGGTGAACCGAGTCTGGAATCTGGTAACGGCTGGCTATTCGGAGAAAAAGGTTGTCCCTGATGTGGAAAAAGAGTTGAACCGTATTATTCACAAGACCATCAAGAAGGTAACCAATGACATGGAGCGGTTCCGCTTCAACACCATGCTGGCGGCATTGATGGAGTTCACCAATTATCTCAGCAAGGTGCAGGAGCAGGGGACGGTTTCAGCTTCGTTGTGGAATGAGGCTATAGCCAGCTTATTGCTGCTTCTGGCGCCGACGGCACCGCACCTAACCGAGGAGCTATGGGAAAAGACCGGCCAAACTCATAGTATTCACAATCAACTCTGGCCCAAGTGGGATGAGAAACTGGCTAAAGAGGAGGAGGTCACGCTGGTCATTCAGGTAAACGGCAAAGTGCGGGACAGGGTTACCGTGCCCGTGTCCATCACTGAAGCCGAGGCTAAGGAACTGGCCTTGAGTCGGGAACGGATAAAGGTATATATTAAAGACAACAATGTCGCCAAGGTTATTTATGTCCCGCATCGGTTGGTGAATATAGTGGTGGGGTAG
- a CDS encoding phosphoribosylanthranilate isomerase codes for MTKVKICGLSEVQHVLAAAEAGADFIGLVFATSRRQVSAEKALKLVEAVRSLRRHPAIAGVFANAAVDEVNHIANLCRLDWVQLSGDETWHYCQQIERPIIKTFHVSLTSTIEEIVGEMVVGYHQVRYHKLVCLLDSKAGDYYGGTGQAFDWQLAKGISARSPVIIAGGLTPANVGRLVEEVQPWGVDVSTGVETDGGKDVAKISAFIEAVRRAETNISRFS; via the coding sequence TTGACCAAGGTTAAAATTTGCGGCCTATCTGAGGTACAGCATGTTTTGGCAGCAGCGGAAGCTGGTGCTGATTTCATAGGGTTGGTCTTTGCTACCAGCCGGCGTCAGGTCTCTGCTGAAAAGGCACTAAAGTTAGTTGAAGCAGTTCGCAGTTTAAGACGCCATCCGGCTATTGCTGGTGTCTTTGCCAATGCTGCAGTTGACGAGGTTAACCACATTGCGAACCTCTGCCGTTTAGATTGGGTGCAGCTCAGCGGCGATGAAACCTGGCACTACTGCCAGCAGATTGAACGACCGATTATCAAAACTTTCCACGTGTCACTGACCAGTACGATTGAGGAGATTGTTGGCGAGATGGTCGTGGGGTACCACCAAGTGCGCTATCATAAACTTGTTTGCCTTCTCGATTCGAAAGCAGGGGATTACTATGGTGGTACAGGCCAGGCTTTTGATTGGCAATTAGCAAAGGGGATATCGGCAAGGTCCCCGGTTATTATTGCTGGGGGACTAACTCCAGCCAATGTTGGCCGGCTGGTCGAGGAAGTTCAACCCTGGGGAGTTGATGTCTCCACCGGCGTAGAGACTGACGGTGGGAAAGACGTGGCAAAAATCAGTGCCTTTATCGAGGCAGTGAGGAGGGCTGAGACAAATATTAGTCGTTTTTCATGA
- the trpB gene encoding tryptophan synthase subunit beta gives MLPDNRGYFGDYGGRFVPETLIPALDELARVYADAKAGVSFWAEFDSLSRDYSGRPTPLYLAERLGRHCDGAQIFLKREDLAHTGAHKINNALGQGLLARKMGKRRIIAETGAGQHGVATAAVCAMLGLDCIVYMGEEDMRRQSLNVFRMKLMGAEVRPVSTGSRTLKDAINDAMRDWVTNVRDSYYLLGSVVGPHPYPTLVRDFQSVIGKEVREQILAKCNRLPDYVVACVGGGSNAIGIFHPFLNDKDVKLIGVEAAGKGLSTGEHAASLVAGRVGVLHGAKSYVLQSSDGQIEETHSISAGLDYPGVGPEHSYLKDTGRAKYFAVSDKEALEGFQLLCKTEGIAPALEPAHAIFYAVKLANSLDKEQIIVVNLSGRGDKDMHIVAEALGAQP, from the coding sequence TTGCTGCCTGATAACAGAGGCTATTTTGGTGATTATGGTGGACGTTTTGTCCCCGAGACCCTTATACCAGCGTTGGACGAGCTGGCAAGAGTTTATGCGGATGCCAAAGCCGGCGTTTCATTTTGGGCTGAGTTTGATTCCCTGTCTCGTGACTACTCAGGAAGACCGACACCACTTTACTTAGCAGAGAGGCTAGGTAGGCACTGCGATGGTGCTCAGATTTTCCTTAAGAGAGAGGATTTGGCTCATACCGGGGCGCATAAAATTAACAATGCTCTGGGGCAAGGGCTTCTTGCTCGGAAAATGGGAAAACGTAGGATCATCGCTGAGACTGGAGCCGGACAACATGGTGTAGCTACTGCTGCAGTGTGTGCCATGCTCGGTTTGGATTGCATCGTTTACATGGGTGAGGAAGACATGCGCCGCCAATCACTTAATGTCTTCCGGATGAAACTAATGGGGGCTGAAGTTAGGCCTGTTTCTACAGGTAGCCGAACGCTAAAGGATGCCATCAACGATGCGATGAGAGACTGGGTGACCAATGTTAGAGACAGCTACTATCTTCTAGGTTCGGTGGTTGGTCCTCATCCATATCCGACGTTGGTGCGTGATTTCCAATCTGTAATCGGCAAGGAAGTGAGAGAGCAAATTCTGGCCAAATGTAATCGCCTGCCCGACTATGTAGTCGCTTGTGTGGGGGGTGGGAGCAATGCCATTGGTATTTTTCATCCCTTTTTGAACGATAAAGATGTCAAGCTTATCGGGGTGGAGGCAGCAGGGAAGGGGCTTAGTACAGGGGAACACGCCGCCTCACTGGTCGCAGGAAGGGTGGGGGTACTCCACGGGGCGAAGTCTTATGTCCTCCAGAGCAGTGATGGGCAAATTGAAGAAACACATAGCATCTCTGCAGGGCTGGATTACCCGGGTGTTGGACCTGAGCATAGCTATCTCAAGGACACCGGACGTGCTAAGTATTTCGCAGTGAGCGATAAGGAGGCGCTTGAGGGTTTCCAGCTCCTATGTAAGACTGAGGGTATTGCCCCGGCTTTAGAGCCAGCCCACGCTATATTTTATGCCGTTAAGCTAGCAAATTCGTTAGACAAGGAGCAGATTATTGTGGTTAACCTTTCCGGTCGTGGAGATAAAGACATGCATATTGTAGCTGAAGCACTGGGAGCACAGCCTTGA
- the trpC gene encoding indole-3-glycerol phosphate synthase TrpC yields the protein MILDEIVSHTLQALESKKRILPMTELQKMALEQPPSLDFASALRGEDVRLIAEVKKASPSRGIIHPDFDPVEIAKIYADSGASAISVLTEARYFRGSLNHLADISNALHKKLPLLRKDFILDPYQVYESRAYGADSLLLIASILKLEKLQELLAMSHELNMSCLVEVHNEAEVEIALKSAAKIIGINNRDLSTLKVDFATTERLRPLIPTDRIVVSESGIKERSDIEKLRQLGIDAVLIGESLMSASNIAAKMRELF from the coding sequence ATGATTCTTGATGAGATAGTATCACACACTCTGCAAGCACTTGAGTCTAAGAAGCGTATCCTCCCTATGACAGAGCTGCAGAAGATGGCATTGGAGCAGCCTCCATCACTCGACTTCGCTTCAGCTCTCCGAGGTGAGGACGTTAGACTTATTGCCGAGGTGAAGAAAGCATCGCCATCTAGGGGTATCATTCATCCTGACTTCGACCCAGTGGAGATAGCCAAAATATATGCTGACAGTGGTGCTTCAGCCATATCGGTACTGACCGAGGCAAGATACTTTCGGGGCAGCCTTAACCACCTAGCGGACATTAGTAATGCATTGCATAAGAAGCTGCCTCTGCTGAGAAAGGATTTCATCCTCGACCCATACCAGGTTTACGAATCGCGAGCCTACGGTGCTGACAGTCTGCTTCTCATCGCGTCTATTTTGAAGTTAGAAAAATTACAGGAGTTGCTCGCAATGAGTCACGAGCTGAACATGAGCTGTCTGGTTGAGGTACATAATGAAGCCGAGGTCGAAATCGCTCTGAAGAGCGCAGCCAAGATCATCGGTATCAACAATCGTGATCTTTCTACCCTTAAAGTAGATTTCGCTACCACTGAGCGATTGAGGCCGCTTATCCCAACAGACCGAATAGTGGTCAGTGAAAGCGGCATAAAAGAGCGCAGCGATATAGAGAAGCTGAGACAGTTGGGCATTGACGCGGTCCTTATCGGTGAATCTCTAATGTCAGCATCTAATATTGCAGCCAAAATGAGGGAGCTATTTTGA